The following is a genomic window from Elusimicrobiales bacterium.
GCTGGCCAAAAGCGGAATGAAAACCGTGGTCTATGACAATCTCTCCACCGGCCACAGGGAAAACCTGAAATGGGGGGAATTTGTGGAGGGCGACATACTGGACACGGCGCGGCTGGAGCAGGCTCTCCGCGAATACAAGGTTGACTGCGTAATGCATTTCGCCGCGTTCATAGAAGTGGGCGAATCCATGTCCGACCCGGAAAAGTATTACCGCAACAACGCCGCCGGCGCGATATCGGTTTTGTCCGCCATGCGGCGGGCGGGAGTCGGGAAATTCGTATTCTCGTCAACCTGCGCCACCTACGGCATGCCGCTTAAAATACCGCTTACCGAAGACCATCCGCAGAATCCCATAAATGTCTACGGGCGCACCAAGCTGATGGTGGAAAGGGCTCTGGCGGACTTTTCTGCGGCTTACGGTTTCCGCTACGCGGCGCTGCGCTATTTCAACGCCTCCGGCGCGGACCCGGAGCTGGAAACGGGCGAGCTGCACACGCCGGAGACGCATCTTATCCCCAACATCCTGGCTGCGGCGGATTCCGGCGGCGCGGTCGGCATGTTCGGCGACGACTATCCCACGCCCGACGGCACCTGCATACGCGATTATATCCACGTAAGCGACCTCGCCTCGGCGCATATGCTGGCGGCGCAATATCTGGACGGCGGCGGGGCCAGCGACTGTTT
Proteins encoded in this region:
- the galE gene encoding UDP-glucose 4-epimerase GalE; the encoded protein is MILITGGAGYIGSHVNKLLAKSGMKTVVYDNLSTGHRENLKWGEFVEGDILDTARLEQALREYKVDCVMHFAAFIEVGESMSDPEKYYRNNAAGAISVLSAMRRAGVGKFVFSSTCATYGMPLKIPLTEDHPQNPINVYGRTKLMVERALADFSAAYGFRYAALRYFNASGADPELETGELHTPETHLIPNILAAADSGGAVGMFGDDYPTPDGTCIRDYIHVSDLASAHMLAAQYLDGGGASDCFNLGNGNGFSVRQVIAAAEAVTGRKISVTKKPRRPGDPPVLLGDASKAVKILGWKPQFAGLDTIVRTAWQWHKKTAKPGV